In Micromonospora inyonensis, the genomic window CACGCCGCCGTCGAGGCGTTCATCGCCGGCGAGGTCGAGCGCTGACGCGCTGACCACCGCACACCGTCGAGGGCCGGGTCCGTATCGGACCCGGCCCTCGCCGTCTGGCTCAGGCCAACGTCCCCAGCAGCACGGTTGGATAGTCTCGCTGTACGTCAACCACGCTCGGCACTACTGCTCCTCCTTGGTGAGTCGGTCGAGCAGATCCTGTTGAACGGCTCCGACGTTCATGCCGAGCGCCGCCAGGAAGCCACGCTCTGCCAGCCGTCGGTACGGGCACGGAAACGGGTCGCCACACACGCAGCGGCCGGCGTCCGCGAGCCGGTGGCTGCGGTGCAGCCGGTGGCTCAACCGCCAGACGGTCGGTGACACGCACTCGACCGGCGGTTCGGCGGGCGGGTCCGCCGGGTCGAACGTGAGCCGCATCAGCTCATCGCCAGCCCGAGCCGCCACCGCCACGCGCGGGTGAGCACTGCGCCGGCTGGTCGGCGGCCCCGAGGTGATGCGTGCGCAACTCGCCCATCTGCGGAGCGTGGCCGGGTGGCCCAACGTGGAGATCACGGTTCTGCCGTCCGTCGCGGGCGCGCACGCCAGCCCGGACGGGCCCTTCGACGTCTTCCGGATGCGCCGGCCCTACCCACCCGCCGGCTGCATCTCCACCGCCGTCGGCACGGTAGTGGTGGAAGGAGAGAAGGCCGCTTCGCTCATCCAGCGCTACGATCGGCTACGGCGTGCGGCCCTGCATAACGGTGCCGCGCAACGGTTCCTCTTCGATCTGGAAGCACGTCTGGAGTGAACGCATGGCGAGTGTCGACCGGCCCGGAGCGCAGGAACTGGGCGAGGTGGCCTGGCACGTGAGCACCCGCAGTGGCAACGGCGGTGGTAACTGCGTAGAGGCCGGGCCGGTGCTCGACGGCAGCCGGCGGGTCGCCGTACGCGACAGCAAGGACCGCAGCGGGCCGGTCCTGGTCTACTCCGCGACTGCCTGGACGGCCTTCGTCGCCGGTCTACGTGCGGGCGGGGAATCACCCTCCTGACGGACCCGGCACCGGCCGCCCGGCGGGTCGTCGGTTGCCGTGGATCTGAGACAGCCGTAGAGACATCGCCTCCTGCCACGGTCTGATCGCGGGGCAGCTGCTGGAACTGGAGGTCAGGACCAGGCGCGTTGGAGTGCCACCCGGGCCTCCAGCTCCAGCAGGTGCACCTTGCGGGGCAGGCCGCCACCGAAACCGACCAGCTTCCCGCCCGCCCCGACGATCCGGTGGCACGGCACGATCACCGGGAGCGGGTTCCGGTTGCAGGCCACCCCGACCGCCCGCGCCGCACCGGGATCGCCGACCGCCTTCGCCACCTCGCCGTAGGTTACCGTCTCCCCGTACGGGATGCGGGTCATCTCCCGCCACACCGCCCGCTCGAACTCCGAACCCCGGCGCGCGACCACCGGCACGGTGAACTCGACCAGCTCCCCCGCGAAGTACGTGTCCAACTCCGCCACGGTCCGCCGGGACAGCTCGCTCCGGGCCGGGCCGGCCGACTCCACCCGTCCGAAGTGCACGCCGCAGACCGCCGTGTCGTCCACGGCCACGGAGAGTTCGCCGATCGGGGTGTCGAGCACGGTCCAGCGCATGACCTCATTGTCCAGCTCGCGGCGACAGGATCCGCCGCTGCCCCAGCGATGGCCGCAACCGGTGATCAGGTGGCACGGTTTGTTCAAGTATCAGCAGGAGCGATCGCGGGAACTTCGGGAGTGGGACAGTGAGCAGCCAGGAAGCCGGCTGGCGCCCGTACCCGGGCACCTACACCGCGTCCTGACCGACGCGGTCTCCCATTGGCTCACGCCTGCCTGAGGGGCTGGCCGGGGTCACTGACGGGTCACGGTCGGGCGGCCCTCCGGGTCTACGGGGGTCCCGGTGGTTCGCACGTCTTGTGGGTTCGCACGTTCAGGGCCGGCGGTGGGGGCAAAGCGGCCTTGCCCCCACCCAACCGTGGCGGGAATCCAGGCAGGCCGGGCACCTGACAGGCCCGGTACGCCGACCGCGTCTGGGCCTCCGGTTGGTGCGGCTTAACGGGAAGAAATCAGTCGTAATCATGTGTTAATACTGGATGAGTACATTTCGAAGATGCCGGTCTTTAAGTTGCTTCGGCACGATTTCCCTGCGTCGATCGTGGTCTTTCTGATCGCGATCCCGTTATCCCTGGGTATCGCCGCGGCCTCCGGGGCGCCGCTGCTGGCCGGGCTGGTCGCCGCCGTCGTGGGCGGTATTGTCGCTGGCGCGCTCAGCGGCGCCCCGCTACAGGTCAGCGGGCCGGCGGCCGGCCTCACCGTGATCGTCGCGGGCACCATCGTCGAATTCGGCTTCGCCGGCACCGCCGCGATCGTGGCCGTCGCCGGCCTGATGCAGATCCTGCTGGGCATCACCCGCCTCGGCCGGGCAGCGCTCGCTCTGTCGCCAGCAGTCGTGCACGGCATGCTCGCCGGCATCGGTCTGGTCATCGCGCTGAGCCAGATCCACGTGGTACTCGGCGGTGCGCCACAAAGCTCTGCGTGGGCGAATCTGCGTGACCTGCCCGGCCAGATCGTCGGTCACCACGGTGTGTCCGTGATGCTCGGCACCCTGACCATCGCGCTGATGCTGATCTGGCCACGTCTAGTCAAAACCACCCTACTGCCGGCGGCGCTAATCGCCGTGGTTGCCGCCACTGTGGTCGCGGCGGCCCTGGGCGCCGACGTGGAGCGGGTGGACCTGCCCGCCGAGCCGCTGAGCGAACTGACCCTCGCCCGCTGGCCGGACGCGCCGCTGCGGGAAATCACCGTGGCTGTCATCACCATCGCACTGGTGGCGAGCGTGGAATCCCTGCTTTCAGCGGTAGCCGTTGACCGGATGCACGACGGCCCCCGCGCCAACCTCAACCGTGAACTCATCGCTCAGGGCACCGCGAACGCCGTCTCCGGCACGCTCGGCGGTCTCCCAGTCACCGGCGTCATCGTGCGAAGCTCGACCAATGTCGCGGCCGGCGCCCGCACCCGCGCCTCCGCCATCCTGCACGGCGTCTGGATCGCCGGGTTCGTATTGGTCTGCGCCGCATGGTTGGAAATGATCCCGATGGCCGCGCTCGCCGCCGTCCTCGTCTTGGTCGGCTTGCGGCTGGTGAGCCTCGCTCAGATCCGCACGTATGCCCGGCACCGGGAACTGCCCATCTATCTGATCACCGCGGTCGGCGTGACCGCGACGGATCTGCTCACCGGGGTCGGGCTGGGCATGGCGACGGCAGTGCTCTTCATGCTGTGGCGGTTGGCCCGGTGCGAAATTTGGACCACCCAACCGGCATCCGGCACCTGGCTCGTGTCGATCACCGGAACCCTCGCCTTCATCGCCTCCGAGCGGCTCACCCGCCGACTTGCCGCGCTACCCCCCGCTCAGTACGTCGAACTCGAACTGCACCTTGATTATCTCGATCACGGCGCCTACGAAACCATCCGCGACTGGCAGGAGTCCTACACGCGAGCCGGCGGTCAGGTCCACATCAGCGAGATAAACGACTCTTGGTTCCACCGTGCGGCATCCGACGGGCTCGGCATCGGCAAACGCATCCCCCGCCTCCTCGGCTCGTGGTCACGTTGGCAGGGTGCCGACCGCGACCGCCAGGATGCCATGACAGTCGGCATCCAAGAGTTCGAGCGCAGCGTAGCGCCGCTGGTCCGGCCCGAACTCGCAGACCTGGCCCACACCGGCCAGGCCCCCGACCAGCTGTTCATCACGTGCGCTGACTCCCGCCTGGTACCCAACCTGATCACCGGCAGCGGCCCGGGTGACCTGTTCTGCGTTCGCAACATCGGCAACATCGTGCCTCCGAAGGGTGCCCCCGACACCTCGGTCAGCGCGGCGATCGAGTACGCGATCAACGTCCTCGGCATCACCACCATCACCGTTTGCGGACACTCCGGCTGCAGTGCAGTGCGAGCCCTGACGAGCGGCGCACTTGCCGCTGACTCGGCACTGGGCCGCTGGCTCGCCCAGTCAGGCGTGCATTTCCAGGACCCGGCCGACGAAGAAGCCTGCTGCATCGCCAACGTCACGCAGCAACTAGCGAACCTGCGCACCCATCCCGCCGTCAGCGCCGCCGTCGCGGCCGGCCGCCTCAACCTGACCGGCATGTACTTCGACCTCGCCCAGGCCCGCATGTACGCCGTCGACCCCGACCTTCGCCTACACCACCCAATCTCCACCTGAACCGCAGATACTGCTGCCGCCGATCGAGCACGGCGACGCCGTCGGGGGTCCGACCGCACCGTCAACCACGGCGGCGGGGTGTCGCTGGGCCAGCACAATCGTCCTGGCTGCGGAATGCCCCTCGACGGGGAACCCGCGCCATCACCGGCGTTCAGCCGTCGTCCAACCGGTGGTTCCGTGAGGTTGCCTCAGGTAACTAGCCTGCAGGTCGTGGCCACCGGAACGCTCGTCTTCCTCGTCGTCGGCGCGGTGAGCGTCGTGGTGCTGGCGTTCGCCCTGCTCGGCGGGGAACTGCTGCACGTCGTCCACCCCACTGTCGACGGGCCGGTCTCCCTGGAGGTGGTGGCCGGTTTCACCGGTGCCCTCGGCTTCGGCGGGGCCATCGCCAATGAGCTGATCGGGGGCGGCAGCCCTGGCCTGATCGCCGGTGCGGCCGGCGTCGGCGTCCTCGCGGCGGTGCCCGCCGCATGGTTCGCCGCCCGGCTCGGGCGCGCCGCCCGGACCATGCGCACCGACCCGACCCCCACCCGCGAGCACCTGGTCGGCACGCTCGGCGTGGTCGTCACCCCGATCCCCACCACCGGGTACGGCGAGGTCCGGGTACGCCTCGCCGGGCAGCCGGTGAAGCTCAACGCCCGGGCCGACCGGCCGCTCCCGGGCGGCACCCAGGTCTTCGTCGTGGAGACCCTCAGCGAGACCAGCGTGCACGTCGAGCCGTACTGAACCTTTTCGCAGAGAGACGGACCCCTACATGCCCCTCCTCATCGCCATCGGCGGAGCGGTACTGCTCCTCCTCGTCCTGGTGCTCTTCGTGCTGTCCCGGATCAAGGTGGCCGGACCGAACGAGGCGTTCATCGTCACCGGCCGGAAGGGCCGCACCACCCAGACCGCCGACGGCGGCCGGCTGACCGACAACTCTGGGCAGAAGGTCGTCCTCGGCGCGTCGGTCTTCGTCCTGCCCGTGGTGCAGAAGCTCCAGTCCCTCGACCTGTCCAGCCGGCGGATCGACGTCGGCATCAAGGGCGCGGTGAGCAAGCAGGGCATCCGCACCGACCTGCACGGCGTCGCCATCGTCAAGGTGGGCGGCACCGAGGACGCGATCCGGGCCGCCGCCCAGCGGTTCCTGCACCAGCAGGACGAGATCGAGGACTTCACCCGTGAGGTGCTGGCCGGCGCGCTGCGCTCGATCGTCGGCCGGCTCACCGTCGAGGAGGTCATCCGGGACCGGGCGGCCTTCGCCAGCGCGGTCGCCGAGGAGGCCGAGCACTCGATGACCAACCAGGGCCTGGTGCTGGACACCTTCCAGCTCCAGGACATCCTCGCCGAGGGGTCGTACCTCCAGGACCTGGGCCGGCCGGAGGCGGCGCGGGTGCTCAAGGACGCTTCCATCGCCGAGGCGCGGGCCCGGCAGCAGGCCGAGCAGGAGCGGTTGCTCGCCGAGGAGGTCATCGCCGAGGCGAACCGGAACCTGGCGTTGAAGCAGGCCGGCATTCAGGCCGAGATCGACGCGGCGAAGGCGAAGTCGGCGGCGGCCGGGCCGCTCGCCCAGGCCGAGCGGGACCAGGCGATCCTCACCGAGCAGCAGAAGGTCGCCGAGCGCAACGCCGAACTGAAGCAGCGTCAGCTCGACACCGAGGTCCGCAAGCCGGCCGACGCGGCCCGGTACAAGGTCGAGCAGGAGGCCGAGGCGGCGCGCAACGCGGCGGTGCTGAACGCCGACGCGCAGCGGCAGGCCACCATCGCCGCCGCCCAGGCCGCCGCCGAGCAGGCCCGGTTGACCGGTGAAGGTGAGCGGGCCCGCCGGGCCGCGCTGGCCGAGGCGAACGCGATCGAGGGTGCCAAGGAGGGTGAGGCCGAGCAGCGCCGCCGGAGCGCGATCGCCGAGGCGGTCGAGCGGGAGGGCCGCGCCGAGGCCGAGGCCATCCTGGCCAAGGGGCAGGCCGAGGCCGAGGCGATGGCCCGCAAGGCCGAGGCGTTCGCCGCGTACGGCGAGGCCGCCGTGCTGGACCTGCTGGTCCGGGTGCTGCCGCAGGTGGTCGAGGCGGCCAGCGCCCCGATCGGCGCGATCGACAAGATGACCGTCATCTCCACCGACGGCGCGTCGTCGCTGACGAAGTCGGTGGCCGGCAACGTCGCCCAGGGCCTCCAGCTCGGCTCCGACCTGACCGGTATCGACCTGCCCGGCCTGCTCGCCCGGCTCGGCGCGGCCCGGACCGACGGCACGGCCCCGGTGACGACCACGGCGGTCGAGACCGGCAGGTAGCACAGCCCGCTTCGAGGCCCCGCCCACCCGCGCGGTGGGCGGGGCCTCGTCACAATTGTCTGGTACGTATCCCGACATGGACGCTGCCGTACCTTATCCACTCGCCCGTGGTGGTCGCTTTGCCGATCGCCGACCGCCGGGAGTCGTACCGCTTCTATCGGGAGGCGCTGGGTCACACCGCCGTCGGCGAGCTGGCCTCCGACGGGGTGCCCGAGCCGCTGCGGTTCGTCGTCAACGAGGGTCTGCGCCGCGGTGTCGATCGGACGGGGTGACAGAGGGTATGCGTCCCGCCCCGCCATCCCAGCGTTCCGAAGCACCGCCCGCGCCAGTGACCTACTTGCGGTCGGCCACGTACGTTCCCCGGCCGGTGAACGTCACGACCAGTCCACGCTCCCGGAGCAGGCGGATCGCCGCTCGGACCGTGCCGCGACTGACGCCGTACTGCTGTTGGAGCTGGCTCTCACTCGGCACCGGCTGACGCGGCTTGAGCTTCTCCTCCTCGATCTGCTTGGCGAGAAGGTCTGCGAGCTGGACGTAGAACGCAACCGGGGACATCTCGTCAACCATGTGCCGGACCTTATGGACGACAAACCTGGATAGGAGGTTCAGGAACGGGTTGAACAGGATGAACGAGTTACCCGCCCTATACAGGATGGACGGGTTGGGTTACCTTCTGTAGGTGCAGGTAAACGCTCCGACAGGGGGTCCGCCCGTGCCTGGGAGAAGGACGCCGTCCCTGGTCCAGACCGCCTGGTACGTCCTCGAGTACCACCGCCACCACGACTGCCCGCGCTGCACGCATAGCGGCTGGTGCCCGGAGGTCGCGGTGGCCCGGACCCGGATCATCGCGTGGCGTCGCTACCGCAGGCCGTGAACCGCCGCCCCGGCAACCAGCCACCAGTCGGACGGCAGCTCAGGGCCGGTGACCTCTTCGAGGTCACCGCAGCGGCGAGCGTCCAGTTCACCGTCCGGCCGATCGTGTTCCGGCTGATCCGGGTGCTCGACTGGGTCACCTTCGACGGGTGGATCTGGCTCGACGGCTACCAGCTTGACGCCAAGGGAGACGCCGTGGCCCGACGGTCGATCTTCGTACAGCCGGCGGGGCTGCGAAGGCTGACCGAGGTCAGCGCTCCACGCCCCCGTCGGGTCCCCAACTCGGGACGGCACGCCTCCACCGGTACGGCACGGCCCGTCCGACCTTCCGCCAGCCGGACCGCTTCGTCACCCCGGAACGAGCGATGAGAGCAGGGCCACGGTCTCGGCCGGGCGGACCAGCACCCCGACGTGGCTGGCATCCAGCGACCGGACGTCGAACGGGTTGTCGGGAGTCAGCGCGTCGGCCTCGGCGATGAACCGGTCCTGGAGGGCGACCGGCATCGAACGGTCGGCGGTGAGCCGCACGTAGGTGCGGGGAATGGTGCCCCACGTCGCCGCGTCGGCCCGCTCCTCGCCGGGGTCCAGGCTCTCGTCCGGTTCCAGGGTGTTCAGGTAGCCGTAGAACTCGTCGTCGGTGCCGTCGGCCAGGCATGCCTCCCGGAGCAGGGCGAGCAGCTCCGGATCGGCGGTACGCCAGTTGAAGCGCAGCGCGCCGAGTTCCATCGGGTTCGCGGCGAGCAGGCCGCCGACGCCGTGCAGGACGCTCGACGCGTTCTCGGCCGAGGTCTGGTAACCGGCCGGGGTGTCGTTCACGCAGCACCACGCCGAGATGTAGACCAGCCGGTCCACCAGCTCCGGCGCGGCGTTGCCGACCCCGGTCAGGGTGATGCCGCCCCGGCTGTGCCCGACCAGGATCACCGGGCCGTGCGTGCGCACCCGCCGCAGCACGTCCAGCACGTGCGCCACGTTGTCCGCGTGGCCGATGCCGGCCATCGCGCTCGGCGTGGTCGCCAGCGCGGCGAGGTCCTGTGGTGCCTGGTACGCCGCCGGGAACGTCGCGCCGAACCCGTGCCCGGGCAGGTCGACGGCGAGCGACCGGTGACCGTGCAGGGCCAGCTCCCGCTGCATGGGCGCCCAGGTGAACGAGTTGCAGCCGGCGCCGTGGACGAAGACGAAGGTCGGCGCCATCAGTCGACGATCCCCCCGGCGCGCGCCCAGCGCAGCAGCTCCGCCTCGGCGGCGTCCCGGTCGAGTGGGCCGTGCTCCAAACGTACGTCCTTGAGGTGTTTCCAGGCCCGCCCGACGATCGGCCCCGGCGGCACGCCGAGCAACTCCATGATCGCGTTGCCGTCCAGGTCGGGACGGACCCGGGCCAGGTCCTCCTCGGCCGCGATCCGGGCGATCCGCTCCTCCAGCGCGCTGTAGTCCGACGCGAGCTGGGCGGCCTTGCGCCGGTTGCGGGTGGTGCAGTCCGAGCGGGTCAGCTTGTGCAGCCGGGGCAGCAGGTCACCGGCGTCGGTGACGTACCGGCGGACGGCCGAGTCGGTCCACTCGCCCCGGCCGTACCCGTAGAAGCGAAGGTGCAGGCCGACCAGCTTGGTGACCTGGGCGGTGACGTCCTTCGGGTAGCGCATGGCCTTCATCCGGGCCTTGGTCAGCCGCGCGCCGACCACCTCGTGGTGGTGGAAGCTCACCCGGCCGTCCGAGCCGATCGCCTTGGTCGCCGGCTTGCCCACGTCGTGCATGAGGGCGGCCATCCGGAGGATGAAGTCGGGGCCGTCCTCCTCCAGCGCGACCGCGTTGCTGACCACGGTGAGCGTGTGCTCGTAGACGTCCTTGTGCTGGGCGTGCTCGTCGATCTCCAGCTTGAGGCCGGTCAGTTCGGGGAGGAACCGCTCGGCCAGCCCGGTGTCGACCAGCAGCCGCAGCCCGGTGACCGGGTCGGCGCCGCTGAGCAGCTTGGTGAACTCGTCCCGGATCCGCTCGGCGGTGATCCGGTCCAGGTCGGCGGCCATCCGGGTCATCGCCACGCGGACGTCCGGGTGCACGGCGAAACGGAGCTGCGCGGCGAACCGCGCCGCCCGCAGCATCCGCAGCGGGTCGTCGCCGAAGGACTCCCGGGGCGTCCCCGGGGTACGGATCACCCGGGCGGCCAGGTCGTCCAGGCCGCCGTACGGGTCGGTGAAGCGATGCTCGGGCAGGCTCACCGCCATCGCGTTGACGGTGAAGTCGCGCCGCTTCAGGTCGTCGGTCAGGTTCGTCCCGTACGCCACCACCGGGTTGCGGCTGACCTGGTCGTACGACTCGGCGCGGAAGGTGGTGATCTCCAACCGGAGGCCGCCGCGCTGCGCGCCGATGGTGCCGAACTCGCGTCCGGTCTCCCAGATCGACTCGGCCCAGCCCTTGAGCACCTTGAGCGTCTGGTCCGGGTGGGCGTCGGTGCAGAAGTCGAGATCCTCGCCGAGCCGGCCGAGCAGGGCGTCCCGGACCGAACCGCCCACCAGGTGCAGCTCGTGGCCGGCACGGGCGAACCGGCGGCCCAGTTCGTCGGCGACCGGGGAGACGCGGAGCAGTTCGGCGACGGCGTTGCGCTGCGCGGCGGTGAGCTGGCGGCGGTCGGCGGCGTGGGGTACGGAGGCTTCGGACATCGGAGCGCCAGCCTAGCGGTCCGGCGTCCGAACTGGTCCGCCGGGCGCGGCTCGGGCAGACGTTGACTAAGGTCTTGGTCGTGTGCGGGCCCGTGCCCGGCCATCTCGTACCCCTTGGGAGGCTCGATGAGCGGCGGGCTCTACCGCAGCGCGAACGCCGGCTGGGGGGACGACCGCCGGCCGGACGATGCCACGTACATCTCCGCCGAGCCGCTGAACCAGCCCGCGCTGGAGTCGACCGCCCCGCCGGCCGAGCAGGTCGGCGAGACCAGTGCCGCGACGAACAGCGCGGTGATGGCGATCGGCAGCCTGGTCAGCCGGGGCACGGGCTTCCTGCGCACGCTGGCGCTGACCGCCGCGCTCGGCGGCGCGCTGGTCGGTGACGCGTACACCACCGCGCAGATCCTCCCCCAGATGGTCTACGAGTTCCTGCTCGGCGGCATCCTGACCAGTGTCCTGATCCCGGTGCTGGTCCGCCGCCGCAAGTCCGACGCCGACGGCGGCCAGGCGTACGCCCAGCGGCTGCTCACCCTGGCCGTGCTCGCGCTCGGCGTCGCCGTGCTGCTGGCGTTGGTCTTCGCCGCACAGCTCGCCGCGCTCTACGGGGGCGACCAGTCGGGCGAGGGCTATCCGAAACTGGTCACCACGCTGTCGTATCTCATGCTGCCGATGATCTTCTTCAGCGGCCTGAGTGCGTTGATCAGCGCGGTGCTCAACACCCGGGGGCACTTCGCCGCCCCGATGTGGGCGCCGATCCTGAACAACCTGGTAGTGATCACCACCGCCGGGCTCTACATCGCCATCTTCGGCGCGGAGATCATCAAACCGAACGAGATGACCGGCGGCCGGATCCTGCTGATCGGCGGCGGCACCCTGCTCGGGGTGGTCATCCAGTCGTTGGGGCTGCTCCCGGCGCTCCGCAAGGTCGGCTTCCGGTGGAAGCTCCGGTTCGACTTCCGGGCTCTGGGCCTGGCCGAGCTGAGCCGGCTCGGTGCCTGGATGTTCTGCTACGTGACGGTCAGCCAGATCGGGCTGGTCGTCCTGTTCAACCTGCTCAACCGGGCCGGCGGCGGCAACAAGGCCGGTCCGCTGATCTACAACAACGTCTTCCTGCTGCTGATGATGGCGCACGGGATCATCGCCGTGTCGATCATCACGGCGCTGATGCCCCGGATGAGCGCCGCCGCCGCCGACGGCCGGTACGCCGACCTCGCCGCCGACCTGTCCCGGGCCACCCGGACCGTCTCGGCGGTGCTCGCCCCGATCGCGGTCTGCTACGCGGTGCTGGCCACCCCGCTGGCGAGGACCCTGTTCGGGTACGGCGCGTTCACCGACAAGAACGTCGAGGCCACCGCCCTGGTGTTGATGGTCGCCGCCGTCGCGCTGGTGCCGTTCGCGGTGAGCCAGCTCTTCACCTTCGCCTTCTACGCGCTGCCCGACACCCGCACCCCGGCTTTGATCAACATCCCGGTGGTCGCCCTCCGGATCGGGGTGCAGGTCGTCCTCTTCGCCGCGTTCTCGGCGAGCTTCGCCGCTGCCGGCATGATGATCGGCAACGCGGTGTCGTACCTGGCCGCCGCGATCGGCTCGGCCTGGCTGCTGCGGCCCCGGGTGGGGCGGATCGGACTCGGCGCGATCGTCCGTACCCTCGGCCGCGTCCTGGTCGCCGCCGCCGGTGCCGCGCTGGTCGGCGTGCTGGTGGTCTGGCTGCTGCCGGGCGACGACACGCCGAGCCGCCTGGAGGCGATCGTCCAGCTCGTGATCGGCGGAGCGGTCATCGCCGGCACGTACCTCGGGCTGGCCATGCTGCTGCGGATCGGCGAGATCACCGAGGTGGTCGGCATGGTCCGCCGCCGGCTCGGTCGGTGATCCCGAGCCTGTGGACAGTGCGTGACGGTGGATCACCACCTGGGGATGTACCTGTGGATAACTCAGCGAGCCGCCGCTCACCTACCGGTTCGGCCTGTGGATAACCAGCCGTACGGATGAGCATGGCCAGACGATCGGGGGGAACCCGGCGGCAGTCGACCTGCTCGGGTCGGTGTCGGCGGGCCCCTCCGGTCACCGCTTGCGGACAGCCTCTAGATTTGGCACGTACATGTACCAGCAACGTGGCTGACAACGGTCGTAACCGGACACGCCACCCGTAACCGGCAGCCTGTGCGGGTACGGCGGCAAGATGACATGTCGGGGAGACACGCAACCCAGGTAAGGTCGCTCTCGACGGGTACGGCCGCCGGCGGCGCTCCGCGTCGACGACACGAGCCGGTTCCTTGACGAGGCAGAGCGGAAAGCCACATGCCCAGCAGTTCGGGTCCATCGATCGACACGATCACCGAGGGAGGACGGGTGACCCAGGTCGGCGAGGGTCAGGAGGCGGAGGAAAGCGCTCCGTCCGTCATGACCTTCGGTGCTCCCACGGTCGGTGAGATCCTTGCCGAACGGTACGAACTGGTCGAGCACATCAACGACGACAGTGCGGGCCGGCAGGTCTGGCGCGGGGTCGACGTCATCCTGCGCCGCCCGGTCGCGGTCGTGCTGCGGCACCCCGGTGGCGACTCGGCCACCGAGATGCTCCAGGCCGCGGTCGCCGCCAGCCGGGTCATCCACCCCAACCTGGCCGGCGTCTACGACGCCATCGACGAGGCCGAGCGGGCGTACGTGGTCCGCGAGTGGGTGGACGGCCGGTCGCTGCGCGAACTGACCGCCGAGGGCCCGTTGGACCCGGCGCGGGCCACCAGCATCGGGCACTCCGTGGCCAGCGCCCTGGCCGCGGTGCACGCCACCGGCATGGTGCACGGCAACGTGCACCCGGGCACCGTGATGATCAGCGACGACGGCCGGGTGGTCCTCGCCGACGCGCGGACCGACGGCGCGGACAGCCAGGAGAGCGACCTCCGGGCGGTCGGTGGCGTCCTCTACTACGCGCTCACCGGGCACTGGCCGCACGGCGAGGCGCCGTTGCACGGCGCCACCGCCGGGCACGGCCGGGCCGTCATCCCGGACGCGGTCCGCGACGCGGGCGGCGGCCTCGCCGCCCCCCGGCAGGTCCGCGCGGGCGTGCCCGCGTACCTGGACGACCTGACCATGGACCTGCTCGACCGGCAGATTCCACCGCCCTCGTCGGACGTGCTCGCCGCCGAGCTGGGCCGGCTGGAGGTGCCCGCCGACGAGCAGTACCTCGAACAGGCCGGCCCGCTCCGGTTCACCGCCGACAACGAGGACGAGCGCACCCCGCTCTCCCCGGCCGGTGGCCGCAAGGTGGTCCTCGGTATCGCCGGCCTGCTCGTGGTCGCCCTGGTCGGCCTCCTCATCGGCGTCACCACCCTGCGGGGCGACGACGACCCGGGCGGTCAGGCCGCGAACCCGCCCGGCCCGGTGGCCAGCGACGACGCCCCGGCACCGGCACCGGCCGCCGTCCGGACCCTGAAGCTCGGCACCGACCAGGTCCGCGTGATCGACCCGGACAGCAAGGCCCGGGACGAGTTCGACGGCATCGAGAAGGTCGTCGACGGGGACCAGGACGAGGCGTGGCAGACCGACAGCTACTACAACGCCAAGTTCAGCAACCTCAAGGGCGGCATGGGGATCCTGATCGACCTCAAGCAGCCGCAGACGGTGAAGTCGGTGGAGGCGCTGCTGTCCAACCGGGGTGCCACCGGGAAGATCTACGTCGGCACCGCCGACCACCCGTCCACCTCGGCCGGCGACAAGGCCCTCGTCCAGGCGTTCAAGAGCAAGCAGATCGGCCCGACGCTGGAGAACCACGGCGCGAAGATGGTCTTCGACGGCTTCGAGGCCGACCAGAAGTACCAGTACCTCCTCTTCTG contains:
- a CDS encoding CCA tRNA nucleotidyltransferase — encoded protein: MSEASVPHAADRRQLTAAQRNAVAELLRVSPVADELGRRFARAGHELHLVGGSVRDALLGRLGEDLDFCTDAHPDQTLKVLKGWAESIWETGREFGTIGAQRGGLRLEITTFRAESYDQVSRNPVVAYGTNLTDDLKRRDFTVNAMAVSLPEHRFTDPYGGLDDLAARVIRTPGTPRESFGDDPLRMLRAARFAAQLRFAVHPDVRVAMTRMAADLDRITAERIRDEFTKLLSGADPVTGLRLLVDTGLAERFLPELTGLKLEIDEHAQHKDVYEHTLTVVSNAVALEEDGPDFILRMAALMHDVGKPATKAIGSDGRVSFHHHEVVGARLTKARMKAMRYPKDVTAQVTKLVGLHLRFYGYGRGEWTDSAVRRYVTDAGDLLPRLHKLTRSDCTTRNRRKAAQLASDYSALEERIARIAAEEDLARVRPDLDGNAIMELLGVPPGPIVGRAWKHLKDVRLEHGPLDRDAAEAELLRWARAGGIVD
- the murJ gene encoding murein biosynthesis integral membrane protein MurJ, with protein sequence MSGGLYRSANAGWGDDRRPDDATYISAEPLNQPALESTAPPAEQVGETSAATNSAVMAIGSLVSRGTGFLRTLALTAALGGALVGDAYTTAQILPQMVYEFLLGGILTSVLIPVLVRRRKSDADGGQAYAQRLLTLAVLALGVAVLLALVFAAQLAALYGGDQSGEGYPKLVTTLSYLMLPMIFFSGLSALISAVLNTRGHFAAPMWAPILNNLVVITTAGLYIAIFGAEIIKPNEMTGGRILLIGGGTLLGVVIQSLGLLPALRKVGFRWKLRFDFRALGLAELSRLGAWMFCYVTVSQIGLVVLFNLLNRAGGGNKAGPLIYNNVFLLLMMAHGIIAVSIITALMPRMSAAAADGRYADLAADLSRATRTVSAVLAPIAVCYAVLATPLARTLFGYGAFTDKNVEATALVLMVAAVALVPFAVSQLFTFAFYALPDTRTPALINIPVVALRIGVQVVLFAAFSASFAAAGMMIGNAVSYLAAAIGSAWLLRPRVGRIGLGAIVRTLGRVLVAAAGAALVGVLVVWLLPGDDTPSRLEAIVQLVIGGAVIAGTYLGLAMLLRIGEITEVVGMVRRRLGR
- a CDS encoding protein kinase family protein, giving the protein MPSSSGPSIDTITEGGRVTQVGEGQEAEESAPSVMTFGAPTVGEILAERYELVEHINDDSAGRQVWRGVDVILRRPVAVVLRHPGGDSATEMLQAAVAASRVIHPNLAGVYDAIDEAERAYVVREWVDGRSLRELTAEGPLDPARATSIGHSVASALAAVHATGMVHGNVHPGTVMISDDGRVVLADARTDGADSQESDLRAVGGVLYYALTGHWPHGEAPLHGATAGHGRAVIPDAVRDAGGGLAAPRQVRAGVPAYLDDLTMDLLDRQIPPPSSDVLAAELGRLEVPADEQYLEQAGPLRFTADNEDERTPLSPAGGRKVVLGIAGLLVVALVGLLIGVTTLRGDDDPGGQAANPPGPVASDDAPAPAPAAVRTLKLGTDQVRVIDPDSKARDEFDGIEKVVDGDQDEAWQTDSYYNAKFSNLKGGMGILIDLKQPQTVKSVEALLSNRGATGKIYVGTADHPSTSAGDKALVQAFKSKQIGPTLENHGAKMVFDGFEADQKYQYLLFWVTDLPEIDAGKFKLIVQEITVQVQ